A genomic segment from Barrientosiimonas humi encodes:
- a CDS encoding cell division protein CrgA — MATSKDNRKPVDATDDVTEIEVERTDADGTTVDETVEVEETTTTGTAKAKGKSKGDRPAKGGKGTRPPKAKKTDRDRRIAAEPDTVADDDATDGLAKEDAVKDDADDDGKVTPTKRTRRRGDRPQPLPGMNPTWWAPVMVGLMVVGLLWIVVFYILSDGPDNTWPVPGIGYGNLAIGFGLIMVGFMMTTRWK; from the coding sequence GTGGCAACGTCGAAGGACAACCGCAAGCCCGTCGACGCGACCGACGACGTCACCGAGATCGAGGTCGAGCGCACCGACGCCGACGGCACGACCGTCGACGAGACGGTCGAGGTCGAGGAGACGACGACCACGGGCACCGCCAAGGCCAAGGGCAAGTCCAAGGGGGACCGTCCGGCCAAGGGCGGGAAGGGCACGCGTCCGCCGAAGGCCAAGAAGACCGACCGGGACCGCCGCATCGCCGCCGAGCCGGACACCGTGGCCGACGACGACGCCACGGACGGCCTGGCCAAGGAGGACGCGGTCAAGGACGACGCCGACGACGACGGCAAGGTCACGCCCACCAAGCGCACCCGCCGCCGCGGCGACCGGCCCCAGCCGCTGCCCGGCATGAACCCCACCTGGTGGGCGCCGGTGATGGTGGGCCTGATGGTCGTCGGGCTGCTGTGGATCGTGGTGTTCTACATCCTGTCCGACGGCCCCGACAACACCTGGCCGGTCCCGGGCATCGGCTACGGCAACCTGGCCATCGGGTTCGGCCTGA
- a CDS encoding DUF881 domain-containing protein yields MSRSRWRLVVPAVATAAGLLFGISASTSKGTDLRSGQTDLVGLINDGNAKVARQQREVQGLRKQVQDLTAKDAPGTSADQLTKQASAIAPTAGLSPVSGEAMRITLSDSTRDVSSLPEGGTADWLVVHQQDVQGVVNALWQGGASAMMLMDQRVISTSAVRCVGNTLILQGRVYSPPFTITAIGDPGALRKALDASPAVRNYRAYVDIAGLGYKAEQLDASFPAYSGSLTLRYAKPAS; encoded by the coding sequence ATGTCGCGATCCCGTTGGCGGCTCGTCGTCCCCGCCGTCGCCACCGCCGCCGGACTGCTGTTCGGCATCAGCGCGTCGACCTCGAAGGGCACCGACCTGCGCAGCGGGCAGACCGACCTGGTCGGGCTGATCAACGACGGCAACGCCAAGGTCGCCCGGCAGCAGCGCGAGGTGCAGGGGCTGCGCAAGCAGGTGCAGGACCTCACCGCCAAGGACGCCCCCGGCACCAGCGCCGACCAGCTCACCAAGCAGGCGTCGGCGATCGCCCCGACCGCCGGGCTGAGCCCGGTGTCCGGCGAGGCGATGCGGATCACGCTGTCCGACTCCACCCGCGACGTGTCGTCGCTGCCCGAGGGCGGCACGGCCGACTGGCTGGTGGTGCACCAGCAGGACGTGCAGGGCGTGGTCAACGCGCTGTGGCAGGGCGGGGCCTCGGCGATGATGCTGATGGACCAGCGGGTCATCTCGACCAGCGCCGTCCGCTGCGTCGGCAACACGCTCATCCTGCAGGGCCGGGTCTACTCCCCGCCGTTCACCATCACCGCGATCGGCGACCCGGGCGCGCTGCGCAAGGCGCTGGACGCCAGCCCGGCGGTGCGCAACTACCGCGCCTACGTCGACATCGCCGGTCTCGGCTACAAGGCCGAGCAGCTCGATGCCAGCTTCCCTGCCTACTCTGGGTCCCTGACCCTGCGCTACGCCAAGCCGGCGTCCTGA
- a CDS encoding aminodeoxychorismate/anthranilate synthase component II, protein MPRILVVDNYDSFVFTIVGYLQQLGADTTVLRNDALSAADGADFDGVLISPGPGTPEEAGVSMAMIEACAERGQPMLGVCLGHQALGAVLGATVGRAPELLHGKTSRVLHDDTGVLEGLPSPFTATRYHSLTIAPDTVPASLVVNGRTSSGVVMAAHHATLPLHGVQFHPESVLTEGGHRMLANWLQLVGDTGAVERSEGLAPLVHR, encoded by the coding sequence GTGCCCCGCATCCTCGTCGTGGACAACTACGACAGCTTCGTCTTCACCATCGTCGGCTACCTGCAGCAGCTCGGCGCCGACACCACGGTGCTGCGCAACGACGCCCTGTCCGCCGCCGACGGCGCCGACTTCGACGGCGTGCTCATCTCGCCCGGCCCCGGCACCCCCGAGGAGGCCGGTGTGTCGATGGCGATGATCGAGGCGTGCGCCGAGCGCGGCCAGCCCATGCTCGGCGTGTGCCTCGGCCACCAGGCGCTCGGCGCGGTGCTCGGCGCCACGGTCGGCCGCGCGCCCGAGCTGCTGCACGGCAAGACCTCGCGGGTGCTGCACGACGACACCGGGGTGCTCGAGGGGCTGCCGTCGCCGTTCACCGCGACCCGCTACCACTCCCTGACGATCGCGCCCGACACGGTGCCGGCCTCGCTCGTGGTCAACGGGCGTACGTCCTCCGGAGTCGTCATGGCGGCGCACCACGCCACGCTGCCGCTGCACGGCGTCCAGTTCCACCCCGAGAGCGTGCTCACCGAGGGCGGCCACCGGATGCTGGCCAACTGGTTGCAGCTGGTGGGCGACACCGGCGCGGTCGAGCGCAGCGAGGGCCTCGCCCCGCTCGTGCACCGCTGA
- the pknB gene encoding Stk1 family PASTA domain-containing Ser/Thr kinase, producing the protein MTDSSETPRVLGGRYEVGELIGRGGMAEVHLGHDTRLGRQVAIKMLRADLARDQTFLTRFRREAQSAAGLNHHAIVAVYDSGEDVHIETGGARVDIPYIVMEYVDGKTLREILNEEGRLSPDEAARVTQGVLSALEYSHAKGIVHRDIKPANVMVSRGGSVKVMDFGIARALADASATMTSTQAVVGTARYLSPEQAQGEKVDQRSDLYSTGCLLFELLAGRTPFIGEPVSLVYQHIKDDPAPPSTYQPDVPQAMDAVTLHSLEKDRDRRYQTAGDFRSDLQAARAGQPISEAAVASLAALGADPTRVRAEPPEPATRRDHTADMSTAERPPRRTALWITAAVVALAAILGIGYLLSQMNPGGTTSATETVPSVRGMDQTQAEDVLRQAGFTPRATQVASEQQEGSVVEQDPAANSLAPPNSTVTITVSSGPGSISMIDVRGRTETEARQQLTAAGFDDSQIQVSSSPQDDTRYAKDQVASTTPASGSDVGPEQTITLRLSSGQVTVPENLSGQTTPDATLALNEVGLRVRQPITNRVTDDTNQQGRVLEVPQAGDKVDLNSEIELIVGQAPNETVTVPPPTTATPSPSTPSPTTTSPPETPTSEPPSQTPSPTPSSPAPSPTSTPEPTLSATTG; encoded by the coding sequence GTGACAGACAGCAGCGAGACGCCCCGCGTCCTCGGCGGCCGATACGAGGTCGGCGAGCTCATCGGACGTGGCGGCATGGCCGAGGTCCACCTGGGCCACGACACCCGCCTCGGGCGTCAGGTCGCCATCAAGATGCTGCGGGCCGACCTGGCCCGCGACCAGACGTTCCTCACCCGCTTCCGGCGCGAGGCGCAGTCGGCCGCGGGGCTCAACCACCACGCGATCGTCGCGGTCTACGACTCCGGCGAGGACGTGCACATCGAGACCGGCGGCGCCCGGGTCGACATCCCGTACATCGTCATGGAGTACGTCGACGGCAAGACCCTGCGCGAGATCCTCAACGAGGAGGGCCGGCTCTCGCCCGACGAGGCGGCCCGGGTGACCCAGGGGGTGCTCTCGGCGCTGGAGTACAGCCACGCCAAGGGCATCGTCCACCGCGACATCAAGCCGGCCAACGTCATGGTCAGCCGCGGCGGCAGCGTCAAGGTGATGGACTTCGGCATCGCCCGCGCGCTCGCCGACGCGAGCGCCACGATGACCTCGACCCAGGCGGTCGTCGGCACCGCGCGCTACCTGTCGCCCGAGCAGGCGCAGGGCGAGAAGGTCGACCAGCGCTCCGACCTGTACTCCACAGGCTGCCTGCTGTTCGAGCTGCTCGCGGGCCGTACGCCGTTCATCGGTGAGCCGGTGAGCCTCGTCTACCAGCACATCAAGGACGACCCCGCGCCGCCGTCGACCTATCAGCCCGACGTGCCGCAGGCGATGGACGCCGTGACGCTGCACTCGCTGGAGAAGGACCGCGACCGGCGGTACCAGACCGCGGGCGACTTCCGGTCCGACCTGCAGGCCGCCCGCGCCGGGCAGCCGATCAGCGAGGCGGCGGTCGCCTCGCTCGCGGCGCTCGGGGCCGACCCGACCCGGGTGCGGGCCGAGCCGCCGGAGCCCGCGACCCGTCGCGACCACACGGCCGACATGTCGACCGCCGAACGGCCGCCGCGCCGTACGGCCCTGTGGATCACCGCGGCGGTCGTGGCGCTCGCGGCGATCCTCGGCATCGGCTACCTGCTCAGCCAGATGAACCCGGGCGGCACCACCAGCGCGACCGAGACGGTCCCGTCGGTCCGCGGCATGGATCAGACCCAGGCCGAGGACGTGCTGCGCCAGGCCGGTTTCACGCCGCGCGCGACGCAGGTCGCGAGCGAGCAGCAGGAGGGCTCGGTCGTCGAGCAGGACCCGGCGGCCAACAGCCTGGCGCCCCCCAACAGCACCGTGACCATCACCGTCTCCAGCGGCCCGGGCTCGATCTCGATGATCGACGTGCGCGGCCGCACCGAGACCGAGGCGCGACAACAGCTGACGGCCGCCGGGTTCGACGACAGCCAGATCCAGGTGTCGAGCAGCCCGCAGGACGACACCCGCTACGCCAAGGACCAGGTCGCGAGCACCACCCCGGCCAGCGGCAGCGACGTCGGCCCGGAGCAGACCATCACGCTGCGGCTGTCGTCGGGTCAGGTCACCGTGCCGGAGAACCTCTCTGGCCAGACCACCCCCGATGCGACCCTCGCGCTCAACGAGGTCGGGCTGCGGGTGCGCCAGCCGATCACCAACCGGGTCACCGACGACACCAACCAGCAGGGCCGGGTGCTGGAGGTGCCGCAGGCCGGCGACAAGGTCGACCTCAACTCCGAGATCGAGCTGATCGTGGGCCAGGCGCCCAACGAGACGGTCACCGTGCCGCCGCCGACCACCGCGACGCCCTCGCCGTCGACCCCGTCGCCGACCACGACCTCGCCGCCGGAGACGCCGACGAGCGAGCCGCCGTCGCAGACCCCGTCGCCGACCCCGTCGAGCCCGGCGCCGTCCCCCACGTCGACGCCGGAGCCGACGCTGTCCGCGACGACCGGCTGA
- a CDS encoding protein kinase domain-containing protein — translation MSKHPTVGGSMGGRYTLTERIAAGGMGEVWQAKDDILGRSVALKVLKSGLTDETGFTERFRNEARLSAALTHGNIAQVYDYGEDDGTAYLVMEYVPGRPLSKLIEERAPMSPIDTVEIVAQAASALQAAHKNGLIHRDVKPANILIDPDGTAKLTDFGIARAADAVAMTKTGEVMGTAQYLAPEAAVGRPATGLSDVYALGVVAYEMLAGRRPFEADTAVALALAHVNEPPPPLPPYVPPTIRAVVHASLEKDPRRRPQSAAEFGRALRQALRDADRMGMLGAAPPRGPMGSQGPRALSPEQRAQRHPGPTSGPHSGPQGAPGRPPQGGPGQHGPRGPQSGPQPTGPHPAGPSGPQGRGPHSGPQPTGPVPAGGSGPQHRARMPGAVSGPQPTGPQPAGTSGPNRQHGGPHGQSGPQAQLRGGQSGPQSQVRSGPQQQLRSTSGPQQTQPVRRSGDGPGERSGQLGGSATATSTLGGISRGKLIAAGVALLALIAVVVLVIVLSQGGDDSPGGGNSPSNPVNTGPFETPFTPVSMPGDDVPDRSEA, via the coding sequence GTGAGCAAGCACCCGACGGTCGGCGGCAGCATGGGCGGCCGCTACACCCTGACCGAGCGCATCGCCGCCGGCGGCATGGGCGAGGTCTGGCAGGCCAAGGACGACATCCTCGGGCGCAGCGTCGCCCTGAAGGTGCTCAAGTCGGGCCTCACCGACGAGACCGGCTTCACCGAGCGGTTCCGCAACGAGGCGCGCCTGTCCGCGGCGCTCACCCACGGCAACATCGCCCAGGTCTACGACTACGGCGAGGACGACGGCACCGCCTACCTCGTCATGGAGTACGTCCCCGGCCGGCCGCTCTCGAAGCTCATCGAGGAGCGCGCGCCCATGTCGCCGATCGACACGGTCGAGATCGTCGCGCAGGCCGCGAGCGCGCTGCAGGCCGCGCACAAGAACGGCCTGATCCACCGCGACGTCAAGCCGGCCAACATCCTCATCGACCCCGACGGCACCGCGAAGCTCACCGATTTCGGCATCGCCCGGGCCGCCGACGCGGTCGCGATGACCAAGACCGGCGAGGTCATGGGCACCGCCCAGTACCTCGCTCCCGAGGCCGCCGTCGGCCGCCCGGCCACCGGCCTGTCGGACGTGTACGCCCTCGGCGTGGTGGCGTACGAGATGCTCGCCGGCCGCCGCCCGTTCGAGGCCGACACCGCGGTCGCGCTCGCGCTCGCGCACGTCAACGAGCCGCCCCCGCCGCTGCCGCCGTACGTCCCGCCCACCATCCGCGCGGTCGTGCACGCCTCGCTCGAGAAGGACCCGCGCCGCCGGCCGCAGTCGGCCGCGGAGTTCGGCCGCGCCCTGCGCCAGGCGCTGCGCGACGCCGACCGGATGGGGATGCTCGGTGCGGCGCCGCCGCGCGGGCCGATGGGGTCGCAGGGCCCGCGGGCGCTCAGCCCCGAGCAGCGCGCCCAGCGTCACCCCGGCCCCACGAGCGGGCCGCACAGCGGACCGCAGGGAGCGCCGGGTCGCCCGCCGCAGGGCGGTCCGGGCCAGCACGGCCCCCGGGGGCCGCAGTCGGGTCCGCAGCCGACGGGTCCGCACCCGGCCGGCCCCTCGGGTCCGCAGGGCCGCGGCCCGCACTCCGGTCCCCAGCCGACCGGTCCGGTGCCGGCCGGCGGTTCCGGTCCGCAGCACCGCGCCCGGATGCCCGGGGCCGTCTCCGGTCCGCAGCCGACGGGTCCGCAGCCCGCCGGCACCTCCGGGCCGAACCGGCAGCACGGCGGCCCGCACGGGCAGTCCGGTCCGCAGGCGCAGCTGCGCGGCGGCCAGTCGGGCCCGCAGAGCCAGGTCCGCTCGGGCCCGCAGCAGCAGCTGCGCAGCACGTCCGGGCCGCAGCAGACCCAGCCGGTGCGCCGCTCCGGCGACGGCCCGGGCGAGCGCTCGGGCCAGCTCGGCGGCAGCGCGACCGCCACCAGCACCCTCGGGGGCATCAGCCGCGGCAAGCTGATCGCCGCCGGTGTCGCGCTGCTCGCGCTGATCGCCGTGGTCGTGCTCGTGATCGTGCTCAGCCAGGGCGGCGACGACAGCCCCGGCGGCGGCAACTCCCCCAGCAACCCGGTCAACACCGGGCCCTTCGAAACCCCGTTCACCCCGGTCTCCATGCCGGGTGACGACGTCCCTGACCGGAGCGAGGCGTGA
- a CDS encoding peptidoglycan D,D-transpeptidase FtsI family protein: MNSPIRRIGVVAAAMFLSLLLASTMIQFVQAEELNTADGNRRTLLDSYSRERGSILVGSTPVAQSSPTEDDLQWQRSYPQAKLYAPVTGYYSFTYGSGNGIEDNYDSMLSGTADALFYRRIGDVLTGKPPQGASVELTIDPAAQKAAYDALGNQRGAVIALDPKTGAILAMVSKPSYDPNLLASHDLRAVSRNWEQLSKAPNDPMINRTIRGDLYPPGSTFKLVTAAAALESGQYTPQSELPAPASLDLPQTSVDLPNVDGQPCGPDNKTDMARALEISCNTYFGKLGMDLGQQPIREQAAKFGYGKPINVPMRATPSTFPPSLNQPQLAQSAIGQFDVRATPLQVAMTSAAIANGGREMNPFLVRNVRDKDLDVIDTTDPSQFARPISGTTASSLTQMMERVVSNGSGKNAAIPGMRVAGKTGTAQTGQGKADVWFTGFAPADNPRVAVAVVVEDGGTMADEASGGVVAAPIARKVMEAVVSQ; the protein is encoded by the coding sequence ATGAACTCCCCGATCCGCCGCATCGGCGTCGTCGCCGCCGCGATGTTCCTCAGCCTGCTGCTGGCCAGCACGATGATCCAGTTCGTCCAGGCCGAGGAGCTCAACACCGCCGACGGCAACCGGCGCACCCTGCTCGACTCCTACAGCCGCGAGCGCGGCTCGATCCTGGTCGGCTCCACCCCGGTCGCGCAGTCCAGCCCGACCGAGGACGACCTGCAGTGGCAGCGCTCCTACCCCCAGGCCAAGCTGTACGCCCCCGTCACCGGCTACTACTCCTTCACCTACGGCAGCGGCAACGGCATCGAGGACAACTACGACTCGATGCTGTCCGGCACGGCCGACGCGCTGTTCTACCGCCGCATCGGCGACGTGCTCACCGGCAAGCCGCCGCAGGGCGCCTCGGTCGAGCTGACCATCGACCCGGCCGCGCAGAAGGCCGCCTACGACGCGCTCGGCAACCAGCGCGGCGCGGTCATCGCGCTGGACCCCAAGACCGGCGCGATCCTCGCGATGGTCAGCAAGCCGTCGTACGACCCCAACCTGCTGGCCAGCCACGACCTGCGGGCGGTGTCGCGCAACTGGGAGCAGCTCAGCAAGGCGCCGAACGACCCGATGATCAACCGCACCATCCGGGGCGACCTCTACCCGCCGGGCTCGACGTTCAAGCTGGTCACGGCGGCGGCGGCGCTGGAGTCGGGGCAGTACACCCCCCAGTCCGAGCTGCCGGCGCCCGCGAGCCTGGACCTGCCGCAGACCTCGGTCGACCTGCCCAACGTCGACGGCCAGCCGTGCGGCCCGGACAACAAGACCGACATGGCGCGGGCGCTGGAGATCTCCTGCAACACCTACTTCGGCAAGCTCGGCATGGACCTCGGGCAGCAGCCGATCCGTGAGCAGGCCGCCAAGTTCGGCTACGGCAAGCCGATCAACGTGCCGATGCGGGCGACGCCCAGCACCTTCCCGCCCTCGCTGAACCAGCCGCAGCTGGCGCAGTCGGCGATCGGCCAGTTCGACGTGCGCGCCACGCCGCTGCAGGTCGCGATGACCAGCGCCGCGATCGCCAACGGCGGCCGCGAGATGAACCCGTTCCTGGTGCGCAACGTGCGCGACAAGGACCTCGACGTCATCGACACGACCGACCCGTCGCAGTTCGCCCGGCCGATCTCGGGCACCACGGCCTCCTCGCTCACCCAGATGATGGAGCGGGTCGTGAGCAACGGGTCGGGCAAGAACGCCGCGATCCCGGGCATGCGGGTCGCGGGCAAGACCGGCACCGCGCAGACCGGGCAGGGCAAGGCCGACGTCTGGTTCACCGGCTTCGCGCCGGCCGACAACCCGCGGGTGGCCGTGGCCGTCGTGGTCGAGGATGGGGGAACGATGGCTGACGAGGCCAGCGGTGGAGTGGTGGCGGCGCCCATCGCCCGCAAGGTGATGGAGGCGGTGGTGTCGCAGTGA
- a CDS encoding FtsW/RodA/SpoVE family cell cycle protein, whose translation MSTVTTLPQRTRRNTELVLLIFAIGIVLLAYANVGLATDGQVPTDLATLGIGIGVLGLVFHLVLRWRAAYADPLLLPMATLLNGLGLVMIHRIDIAKDRTLGEGAALKQLMWSGLSVACAIGLILLIRDHRRLTRYTFTMALAGLLLLLLPLFPVIGKNINGSRIWIGIGPFSFQPGELAKILLTIFFASYLVATRDALSLVGRRVLGFPLPRARDMGPIMIAWLASLAVLVFQRDLGSSLLFFGLFVAMLYVATERRAWIAIGLLLFAGGALVAWQLFSHLQQRVTLWLDPFAPGVSDQLAKGLMGMASGGLLGKGLGQGRPQLTYYAESDFIIPSFGEELGLVGLMAILALYALIVERGLRTGIGARDGFGKLLATGLAFSLALQIFVVVGGVTRVIPLTGLTTPFLSAGGSSLLANWVIVALLLRISDQARRPVDQARVAQVGQDETQVVRTR comes from the coding sequence GTGAGCACCGTGACCACCCTGCCGCAGCGCACCCGACGCAACACCGAGCTGGTGCTGCTGATCTTCGCGATCGGCATCGTCCTGCTGGCGTACGCCAACGTCGGCCTGGCCACCGACGGCCAGGTCCCGACCGACCTGGCGACGCTCGGCATCGGCATCGGCGTGCTCGGCCTGGTCTTCCACCTGGTGCTGCGCTGGCGCGCCGCCTACGCCGACCCGCTGCTGCTGCCGATGGCCACCCTGCTCAACGGCCTGGGTCTGGTGATGATCCATCGCATCGACATCGCCAAGGACCGCACCCTCGGCGAGGGCGCGGCGCTGAAGCAGCTGATGTGGTCGGGCCTGTCGGTGGCGTGCGCCATCGGGCTGATCCTGCTGATCCGCGACCACCGCCGGCTCACCCGCTACACCTTCACGATGGCGCTCGCGGGTCTGCTGCTGCTCCTGCTGCCGCTGTTCCCGGTCATCGGCAAGAACATCAACGGCTCGCGCATCTGGATCGGCATCGGCCCGTTCAGCTTCCAGCCCGGCGAGCTCGCCAAGATCCTGCTGACGATCTTCTTCGCGTCCTACCTCGTCGCGACCCGTGACGCGCTGTCGCTCGTGGGCCGCCGGGTGCTCGGCTTCCCGCTGCCGCGCGCCCGCGACATGGGCCCGATCATGATCGCCTGGCTCGCCTCGCTCGCGGTCCTGGTCTTCCAGCGCGACCTCGGCTCCTCGCTGCTGTTCTTCGGCCTGTTCGTCGCGATGCTCTACGTCGCGACCGAGCGCCGCGCCTGGATCGCGATCGGTCTGCTGCTGTTCGCCGGCGGCGCGCTCGTCGCCTGGCAGCTGTTCTCCCACCTGCAGCAGCGCGTCACCCTGTGGCTCGACCCGTTCGCCCCCGGCGTGAGCGACCAGCTCGCCAAGGGCCTGATGGGCATGGCCTCCGGCGGGCTGCTCGGCAAGGGCCTCGGCCAGGGGCGCCCGCAGCTGACCTACTACGCCGAGTCCGACTTCATCATCCCCAGCTTCGGCGAGGAGCTCGGCCTGGTCGGGCTGATGGCGATCCTGGCGCTGTACGCCCTCATCGTCGAGCGCGGTCTGCGCACCGGCATCGGCGCCCGCGACGGCTTCGGCAAGCTGCTCGCGACCGGCCTGGCGTTCTCGCTGGCGCTGCAGATCTTCGTGGTCGTCGGCGGCGTGACCCGGGTGATCCCGCTGACCGGTCTGACCACGCCGTTCCTGTCCGCCGGCGGCTCCTCCCTGCTCGCGAACTGGGTGATCGTCGCCTTGCTGCTGCGCATCTCCGACCAGGCGCGTCGCCCGGTCGACCAAGCCCGTGTCGCCCAGGTGGGCCAGGACGAGACCCAGGTGGTGCGTACCCGATGA
- a CDS encoding PP2C family protein-serine/threonine phosphatase yields the protein MPIALRYAARTDLGLGSKSRNEDSAYAGPDLLILADGMGGHAAGDVASSTVVGELVALDGVGLGADDAQEQLRAAVLRANAHLREAMDASDDLEGMGTTCIALLRTGTKLVVANIGDSRAFMLRDGTMTQITKDHSFVQALLDDGRITEEEAEHHPQRNMVTRVLTGREDDEPDLSLREGKIGDRYLLCSDGLSDYVAASTIKDILANGGTPDETADKLIAIALRASTRDNVTVVVADVVDQANASSNQPQVVGAAAALGATHDPDATQPQPQTPAEKAAALRREANQPPPPQGPPDAPAGGATPAPGSGPLLAEEGPGSRSSTRFRWAFLAGLIAVVLAVAAFVGHRWSQQQFYVGQQNGVVTIFRGVPQDFGPLSLNDVDTRTDIAVADLPPFYRQKVGDTLSASGKTAAIRIVENLRAEMVKCQTGTGGSGCTS from the coding sequence ATGCCGATCGCTCTTCGCTACGCCGCCCGCACCGACCTCGGCCTCGGCTCCAAGTCGCGCAACGAGGACTCCGCCTACGCCGGCCCCGACCTGCTGATCCTCGCCGACGGCATGGGCGGGCACGCCGCGGGCGACGTCGCGAGCTCCACCGTCGTCGGCGAGCTCGTCGCGCTCGACGGTGTCGGCCTCGGCGCCGACGACGCCCAGGAGCAGCTGCGCGCCGCGGTGCTGCGCGCCAACGCCCACCTGCGCGAGGCGATGGACGCCTCCGACGACCTCGAGGGCATGGGCACCACGTGCATCGCCCTGCTACGCACCGGCACCAAGCTGGTGGTGGCCAACATCGGCGACTCCCGCGCGTTCATGCTGCGCGACGGCACGATGACCCAGATCACCAAGGACCACTCCTTCGTGCAGGCCCTGCTCGACGACGGCCGGATCACCGAGGAGGAGGCCGAGCACCACCCGCAGCGCAACATGGTCACCCGGGTGCTCACCGGCCGCGAGGACGACGAGCCCGACCTGAGCCTGCGCGAGGGCAAGATCGGCGACCGATACCTGCTGTGCTCCGACGGGTTGTCCGACTACGTCGCGGCGTCCACCATCAAGGACATCCTCGCGAACGGCGGGACCCCCGACGAGACGGCCGACAAGCTCATCGCGATCGCGCTGCGCGCCAGCACCCGCGACAACGTGACCGTGGTCGTCGCCGACGTGGTCGACCAGGCCAACGCCTCGTCCAACCAGCCGCAGGTGGTGGGCGCCGCCGCGGCGCTCGGCGCCACGCACGACCCCGACGCGACCCAGCCGCAGCCGCAGACCCCGGCCGAGAAGGCCGCCGCGCTGCGCCGCGAGGCCAACCAGCCACCGCCCCCGCAGGGGCCGCCCGACGCACCCGCCGGTGGGGCCACCCCGGCACCCGGCTCCGGGCCGCTGCTGGCAGAGGAGGGCCCTGGGTCGCGCTCGTCGACCCGCTTTCGATGGGCCTTCCTCGCCGGCCTGATCGCCGTCGTCCTCGCGGTCGCCGCGTTCGTCGGCCACCGCTGGAGCCAGCAGCAGTTCTACGTCGGCCAGCAGAACGGCGTCGTCACGATCTTCCGCGGCGTGCCGCAGGACTTCGGGCCGCTGTCGCTCAACGACGTCGACACCCGCACCGACATCGCGGTCGCCGACCTGCCGCCGTTCTACCGCCAGAAGGTCGGCGACACCCTCTCGGCCAGCGGCAAGACCGCCGCCATCCGCATCGTCGAGAACCTGCGCGCGGAGATGGTCAAGTGCCAGACCGGCACCGGGGGGAGCGGCTGCACCTCGTGA
- a CDS encoding FHA domain-containing protein FhaB/FipA: protein MSELTVTVIRLGLLALLWTFVFSIVGVLRGDLYGTRVVNRNAPATGRGRGEERERRQPRAIRRGPTHLAVIEGGLRGVTVPLTDAGVLIGRNPECTLVLSDDFASGRHARIYRQDDGWYVDDLGSTNGTFSGNQRIGQGFKVDAGSRLRIGQTVLELRK, encoded by the coding sequence GTGAGCGAGCTGACCGTCACCGTCATCAGGCTCGGCCTGCTCGCCCTGCTCTGGACGTTCGTCTTCAGCATCGTGGGGGTGCTGCGCGGCGACCTCTACGGCACCCGCGTGGTCAACCGCAACGCCCCGGCCACCGGGCGCGGCCGCGGCGAGGAGCGCGAGCGCCGTCAGCCGCGCGCGATCCGGCGCGGCCCGACCCACCTCGCGGTCATCGAGGGCGGCCTGCGCGGCGTGACGGTGCCGCTCACCGACGCGGGCGTGCTCATCGGCCGCAACCCCGAGTGCACCCTCGTGCTCAGCGACGACTTCGCCTCCGGGCGGCACGCCCGCATCTATCGCCAGGACGACGGCTGGTACGTCGACGACCTCGGCTCCACCAACGGCACGTTCTCCGGCAACCAGCGCATCGGCCAGGGCTTCAAGGTCGACGCCGGCTCGCGCCTGCGCATCGGCCAGACCGTGCTCGAGCTGAGGAAGTAG